A stretch of DNA from Arthrobacter jiangjiafuii:
ACGGTGTTGCCCTTGCCGTACAGCAGGAAGTTCATGGGCAGGGTGTCCAGTGCCCGGTGCATGACCTGCAGGTTCCAGGCGCCGGGGGTGACGGTGGTGGCCTTGGACCCTTCGGCCGGTCCGGTGCCGCCGCCGCCCACGGTGGTGATGCCCGAAGCCAGGGCCTCGCGCAGGGCATCGGTGCCGAGCAGGTGCACGTGAGTGTCGATCCCGCCGGCGGTCAGGATCCGTCCTTCACCGGCAATCACTTCGGTACCGGGGCCGATGACCAGGGCCGGATGGATGTTGTCCATGATGTCCGGGTTGCCGGACTTGCCGATCCCGGCGATGCGCCCGTTCTTCACACCGACGTCGGCACGGACAATGCCCCAGTGGTCCACGATCAGCACATTGGTAATGATCAGGTCCGGCGCTCCTTCGGCGGAGGTCCGGGTGGACTGGGCCATCGATTCGCGGATGTTCTTGCCGCCGCCGAACACCGCTTCGTCGCCGCCGAAGGTGTAGTCCTTTTCCGGGCTGATCCACAGGTCGGTGTCGCCGAGGCGGACCGAATCTCCCACAGTGGGGCCGTACAGGTGCGCATAGTCGTGCCGGCTGATCTGCATGTCAGGACTCCGATCCGGGGTGCTCCGGCGACGCTGCGCCTGCGGCGGCGCCGTCGTCTGCCGCAGCGCCGCCGTGCCGGATCTGCAGGCCCGGCACGGTGCCGGTGCCGGCCAGCTTCACCAGGACCACCTCGCGCGAGGCTCCCGGTTCGAAGCGCACCGCAGTTCCGGCCGGAACACCCAGCCGGAAGCCGACGGCGGCGCTCCGGTCAAAGGCGAGTGCGGCGTTGACATCGGCGAAGTGGAAATGCGAGCCGATCTGGACCGGACGGTCACCGGTATTGGTGACCACCAGCGTCCTGGTCTCCCGCCCCGCGTTCAGTTCGAGGCTTCCGGAGGCGGTGCGGACCTCGCCCGGGATCAGGGGAGCGCTCATGAGATGGGGTCCGTAATGGTGACGAGCTTGCGGCCGTCCGGGAAGGTGGCCTCGATCTGCAGGTCGGGAATCATTTCGGGTACGCCCTCCATGACGTCCTGGCGGGTGAGGACGCTGCGGCCCTGGCTCATGAGATCCGCAACGAGTCCGCCTTCGCGGGCCCGTTCCATGACCCAGCAGGACAGCAGGGCAACGGCTTCCGGATAGTTCAGCAGGACGCCGCGTGCCCGCCGGTCGCGCGCGACCATGCCCGCCACGCTGAGCAGCAGCTTTTCCGTGTCCGAAGGTGTGAGGAACATGGGTCCGAGTGTGGCACCGCCATGTTTCAGCGGTGTTGCGTGTTACCTCCGAATTACGCCGAGGACAGGAATGGTGCCGCGGACTACTTGGACTTGCTGTCCTTACGGTCCTTGGATTTCTTGGTGTCCCTGGCTTTCTTGGCTGCCTTGACCGCCAGGGCTGCGCCGCCGGCCTTGACCGGCGCGGGCACCTTGCTGTCCTTGGACTTGCTGTCCTTGACCTTGACTTCCTTGACCTTCGTCCGGTTCTTGCGGTCCAGGATCAAGGCGGCGGCCACTCCCGCCATCCAGACGTCCTTGGCGAAGGGAACACCCTGGGGTGAGGGCCGGATGCCGTCGTCCTCGGTCCACTCGGGGGTCTTGGCATACATGGTCAGCAGCCCGCCGGAGAAGGCGCCCAGCACCAGCCCGGCCAGCCTGCTGGGTACAAACGGCGTCAGCAGGGTCAGTCCGATGGTGATCTCCGCGGAGCTGAGCAGTTTTCCGAACCGGACGGGATCAAGATCCATCACCTGGGGGAAGGCATGGGAGGCCATCTGCTGCAGTCCTGCCGCGCTGTCCTTGTCGAGGTTGCGCTTGCTCATGCCGGAGTTCAGGATGTACGCGCCGGTGGCCAGACGCAGCGGAATATGGCTGATTCTCATGGGGGGATCCTTCCGTAGAGTCGCTGACATTCCTGAGCCTAAGGCCGTGACCGTCGGCGCGCCAGAGCCGGTAAACCATCGAGCAGCGGCCTCGGCGACGGAGCGGGCACCGTGCGGGCGGAAGCTACCTGAACCACCCATGCCGGGAACACGCCGTCACTGGTGCACCCTTACGACCAAACTCTGCTTTGATGGATGGGAAGGTACGCAGTGGCAGCTGTCATCGACACTAGAAGGTCCTCATGGATTACCTCCCGGCCGAACACCCACGGCCGCGTCATTTCATTCTTCATCTCAGCGACACCCACCTGGTTGGCGGATCCCGTCCCTTGTACGGGGCGGTGGACAGCCAGGCCAAACTGGCAGAGGTCTTCGCGAAGCTGGAAGCTTCAGGGCAGCGGCCCGATGCCATCATCTTTACCGGAGACCTGGCGGACAAGGGCGAACCGGAGGCGTATGCCAAACTCCATGCCATAGTCGCCCCGGTAGCCGAACGCATGGGAGCCCTGCTGATCTGGGCCATGGGAAACCATGACAACCGCGAGAACCTCAAGAGCATGCTGCTGGGAGAAGCCCCGGACATGGCTCCGGTGGACCGCGTGTATCTGGTCAACGGCCTGCGGATCATCACCCTGGATTCCACGGTGCCGGGCTACCACCACGGCGAGCTCAGCGGCGCCCAGCTGGACTGGCTCCGGAACGAGCTCAAAACACCGGCACCCGAGGGCACCATCCTGGCCCTGCATCATCCGCCGGTTCCCAGCGTCCAGGACCTGAGCGTGCTTGTGGAATTGCGCCACCAGCAGGAATTGGCGGCTGTGCTGCAGGGCACGGATGTCCGCTCCATCATCGCCGGCCACCTGCACTACTCCACCTTTGCCACCTTCGCCGGCATCCCGGTCTCCGTTGCCTCAGCCACCTGCTACAGCCAGGACCTGACCTCGCCGGGCACCCGCGGCCAGGACGCGGGCCAGGCGTACAACATGGTGCACGTGTACGAGGACTCGGTAGTGCACTCGGTGGTGCCGCTGGATGAGAACAGCACCGTGGGCGAGCGGGTGGACGAGGCGGAGACCCGCCGCCGGCTGGAAGCAGCGGGGGTGGAAATCCGCGCTGCGGAGCAGCTGGCTTCGGCCTAGCGGTTCACCGTTCCGGTTCCGGCCCCAGGTTGAAGAAGCGTCCGGTAATCTCCTCCGGCCGGATTTCCACGTAGCGGTACTTCAGCGTCCGCACCCATGGTTGCAGCGGCAGCTCATCGGCTGCGTCAATCGCGCTCTGGGTCTCCAACGTATGCGTGGTCCCCTTGACGACGACGGACCAGGCCTGGTCACTGAGGATGCCGTCGGCTTCGAACGCGACGTGGTCGTTCACGGTCAGTTCGGCCAGTTTGGTGCCGGGGCTGGTGCGCAGGAGGATGACGCCGTCGTGCGCGTAGTAGTTCACCGGATAGATGCTCGGCCGGTTGGCCACGCTGACCGCCAGTCGGCCGTGATAGGTCTTCTCCAGGTACTGCCAGCTCTGTTCAGGGGTCAGTTCCACCACGGGGGGCCGCTCGTCTGTAGTCATTGCCCTAGTGTGCCAACTGCCCGGCGATGCCGCCACTGTGGACCAGCGAAGGGAACTTGACGCGTGACGGAGGCCACAATCAGAGTTGAAGGTGGACGATCCTTACATCAGCCACGGCTTCGGACCAGCCGGCACCTGGAAGAGAGCGAACGCGATGACAGACGCAGCGAACCAGACCCCCGAAAACGGCGAGCCCAACGAGGTGGACCAGCACCTGACGACCCGGCAGGGGCACCCCGTCTACGACAACCAGAACAGCCGGACGGTGGGACCACGAGGCCCCGCTACCCTGGAAAACTATCCCTTCCTGGAGAAGATCAGCCACTTCGACCGCGAGCGCATCCCGGAGCGGGTGGTGCACGCCCGCGGCTTCGTGGCCTACGGGGATTTCGAAGCCTCCGGGAAGTGGGGGGACGAGCCCATTGCCCGCTACACGCGGGCCAGATTGTTCTCCGAGCCCGGCAAGAAGACCGACGTCGCCATCCGCTTCTCTACCGTGATCGGCGGCCGGGACTCCTCGGAAACAGCCCGCGATCCGCGTGGCTTCGCGGTGAAGTTCTACACCGAGGACGGCAACTGGGACCTCGTGGGCAACAACCTGGGCGTGTTCTTCATCCGTGACGCAATCAAGTTCCCGGATGTCATCCACTCCCTGAAACCGGACCCGATCACCTTCCGGCAGGAACCGGCCCGGATCTTCGACTTCATGTCCCAGACCCCGGAGTCCATGCACATGCTGGTGAACCTGTTCAGCCCGCGTGGCATTCCGGCGGATTACCGGCACATGCAGGGTTTTGGCGTCAATACCTACAAGTGGGTGAACGAAGAAGGCGAAACCAAGCTGGTGAAGTACCACTGGCTGCCCCAGCAGGGCGTGAAATCCATGACGGAGGCGGACGCCGCCAACATCCAGGCCAACGATCTGGGCCACGCTTCCAAGGACCTCTACGAGTCGATCGAATCCGGTGACTATCCCAAGTGGGACCTGTACGTGCAGATGATGGATGACAACGACCATCCGGAGCTGGATTGGGATCCGCTCGATGACACCAAGACCTGGCCGGAGCAGGACTTTGAACCCAAATTCGTGGGCACCATGACCCTGACGCGGAACATCTCCGACCATCACAACGAGGCGGAACAGATTTCCTTCGGTACCGGCGTGCTCGTGGACGGCCTGGATTTCTCCGACGACAAGATGCTGGTCGGGCGGACCTTCAGCTATTCGGATACCCAGCGGTACCGGGTCGGGCCGAACTACCTGCAGCTGCCGGTGAATTCGCCCAAGCATGCTCCGGCGGCCACCAATCAGCGCGGCGGCCAGATGTCCTACTTCACCGACCTGGCACCGGGGCAGAACCCGCATGTGAACTACGAACCCTCGATCACCGGCGGGGTTCCGGAAGCTCCCAAACCAGCCCACGACGAGCAGGGCCCGGACCTCACCGGCAAACTGACCCGCGCCCGGCTCCCGCGCACCAATGACTACGTCCAGGCCGGCCAGCGCTTCCAGCTCATGGAGGCGTGGGAGAAGGACGACCTGGTGGCCAACTTCGCCGCCAATATCGGGGAGGCGGTGCGCCCGGTACAGGAGCGGATGCTCTGGCACTTCTACATGTGCGACGACGAACTGGGCTCGCGCGTCGGTGAGGGCCTGGGCATCGGGCTGGAGGAGGTCCGGGATCTTGGTCCGCTGGCCACCCAGACGCTCTCCGAGGCGGAAAAGGCGTGGATGAAGAATCTGGGCCGGAACGGGCCGCGCAACGTCGAGGGCCTGACCATGACCCACTGCGTTCCCGACGAGCACGTGGTGGTGACCAGGTAGCGCTGGTCAGGCTCGGGATCGGTGGCGAAAACAGCTCCTGCAGCAGGGGAGTGTTCACCGGTCCCGGCGTCCGGGCGCGGGTCAGCGACCTGCTGGACCGCGGCTGCTGCGCGGCTTCCTTAGTTAGGCCGCCGCGCAGCTAGCCCGCCGAGGGGTCGCGCTAGATTTCCCAGGGTGCCTTGATCGGGAAGAACTTCTCCAGGAAGTCCGTGACCCGCTCCGCGCGTTCCTGCGCCGGGACTTCGGGGAAGCTGCCGTCGTTGAGGCAGAACAGGTCCATGTTCCGCTTGGCCAGCAGCTTGTCCATGCTCTTCAGGCCTGCGTAGGAGGTGGTATCCACGTACTTCACCTTCGCGGTTTCCTGCGTCACCGCGCGCCCGGTGAGCAGCGCGTAGTAGTGGTACAGCGAGTTGGTGACCGAGATGTTGTCCTTGGCGCGGAACCGGCTCGCGGCGGTGGCAGCGAACTCGTTGGGGAATTCCGCCTCCATTTCCAAGAGCACGCTTTTGCGCAGCGGTGCGGCAGTGTGTTCCAGATGCCGGGTGGTGATCCGGCCGAAGCGTTCCCAGAGCAGCCGTCGGTTCACTCGGGCGGCGTTCTCGAAGCCGCTGCGCTCCGGGTCGTTGGCGCCGAGGCCGATCCGGGTGCTGGCCTCAATGAACTTGGTAATGCCGCCGGGGGAGAAGAACAGGTCAGGGCCGACCGGGCGGCCGAAGAACATGTCGTCGTTGGAGTACAGGAAGTGCTCGGCGAGACCGGGAATGTGCTGCAGCTGGGCCTCGACGGCCTGCGAATTATGGGTGGGCAGCACCGAAGGGTCCTTGAAATGCTCCTCTGCACGGACAAAGGTCACCGACGGGTGGTCGGCCAGCCAATCAGGCCGGTCCGAATCGGTGGCGATGAAGATGCGGCGGATCCAGGGCGCAAACATATAGACCGAGCGCAGGGCGTACTTGAGCTCGTTGATGTGGCGGAAGCGGGCCTCGTTGTCGTCACCTTCGCCGACGACGGCGTCCTTCATCCGGGCGGCGCGGGCGGCCTGGTATTCGGCTGAGCTGCCGTCTACCCAGGAGAAGACGAGGTCCACGTCGAAGTCGATGTCGGTGGCGTGGTCCGCGAACATGTTCTCGATGGTCGGCCAGGTGAGTCCGTGCTTTTCCACGGTTCCGCGGACCACTTCGCTGGCCGGCAGGGTGCGGCGGGTCAGGGAGTTCTCCACCGGCAGCGTGATCTCGGAGCCGGCGAGGTCCCAGAGTTCCAGCTGCACCCCGGCGGAGGGGCCGAAGACCAGGTTGGTGCCGCTGACCGCCCGCGGACGGAAGACGCGGATGATCCGGGAGGTGTCCCCGGGAGCGAGCTCGCCGTCGGCAATCAACAGGGTGCGCGTCTTCTTGGTGTCCACGCTGCGCGAATAAAAGGGCTCCTCACGGCAGGCCTGGACCATGGCGCGGCGCAGTGCCGCCCGGTGGGCCAGATCGACGGCGATTACCGGGCGCTGGTCGTTGCCACGCACCAGCAGGTAGGAGATGCCGGCGTCGTCCAGCACTTTGCGGACAAACAGCAGGTCTTCGACCATGGCCTGGTTGGGTGTCAGGCCAGTGTCCATGAGCGTCAGCCGCCCCTTGACCTTGACGACGTCGGGACGGTGTTCCACCCGCTGGACAACAGCCAGGGAGGCGGTCTGGAGATCTTCGCTCTCATGCACCGGTTCGGGGGTACCGAAATACACATCGTGTTCTGCGGCTATATCGGTAATCGGAACCTCCAAAGGGACTCAGATGCAGTGGACGGGCCGAGGCAGGCGGCCGCGGCTCGTGCGGCACTGCACGTTTAGGTGGTGCTCGTAACTGGTGCCGGCTTTCCGAGCGGAAACCGGATGGGCCGGGCGCCGGGACGGAAAGCCGGGAAGCTCTGGGCGCGGGCGCCGCTGCTCCGTAGCATGGATTGCTACCGCGGACATGGCTGGGAGCTGATGTGAGATACCGTAACACCACGCTGGCGGCGGCGACGTTGCTTGTGCTCAGTATGTCATCCTGTGCCGGCCCGCCGGGCAACGGGGGTTCCTCCGAGCGTGCCTCGTGGTCCTCCTACACGACGACCGACGGTGCCCTGGTTTTTGAATACCCGGCCGATTGGACCGTGCAGGAACTCCCGCCGGCCGCCAACGATCCCGCCGGAGGCGTTTCGGTCCAGGTGAACGACGCCGGGGGAGACGCGGTGGCGCGGCTGGACACCGGGATTATCGCCGACCTTGTCTGCGCCGACCCGGACGAGGACGTGGCGTACACGGAGTACGACACTGAGCCGATGCCCGAGCTTGACTCCGAGCAGGGGACCGAGCAGCGGTTTGTCTACCGCTCCGTGGCCCCGTCATCACCCACCCGGGGCGACCCGATCGCCACCTACGCGGTGATCACCGAGATCGGCGACCGCGGGGAATGCGGTCTCTTCGATTACTTCACCTTCACCAAATCCAGCGGTGGCCGATTCGCGGGCGCCTATCCGGCGGAAGAAGCAACGGAAGGCCAGTCATATCTCGACGGCGCCGCAGCCTATGAGAATACGGCGGAGTTCCGGGATATAAAGCGGATGCTGGTATCCCTGCGCGATACCCGCTGACGCGTTTCCGGTTTCCTCTGGCGTGCTGTGGATAAGTCCGTATGCTTGCGGCAGCCTCGTACTATTGGCGTCACTCACAGTCCCGCACCATGTCCTGGGGGTTCTTCCGATGATCCATGAGCGTGTTCGTGCCTGGTCCGGTTTTGCGGTTGTCCGGGTCGGTGCCCTGGGGGTGGCGGCCGTTCTGGTGCTGGGCGGCTGTTCCGGTGACGGTGAGCCCGGGGCTGAGGCGGCTGAAGCGTCGAGCAGTGCCAGCCCAAGCAGCGGGGCCACTGCCAGTGCGTCTGCCCCGTCGAGTCCGACGCAGGCTCCCACTCTTGCTGCCTACAAGCCGGCCTCCGCGGAGGGTCCCGCCGAGAATGTTCCGCTGCCTGTGATGCCGGAGCTTGCGAAGCAGGAGTCCAAGGAAGGTCTGGAAGCCTTTGCGAGGCACTGGTACGCACTAATCAACTACGGATACGAGACTGGTGAAGCTGGACCAGTGAAGGCCGTAAGTGGGGAGAGCTGCAATATTTGCGCTAATTACTACCCCCAACTAGAGACTGCTTTCGTAGATGACGATTGGATGGGCGGAGGGCAAGTTGAGACCCGCTCGGTAAAGTCTGATTTCGTTGTAACACCTGAGGGGCGTTATCAAGTTCTGATCCAAATTAGCCAACAGTCCATGGATTTCTATTCACCTGGCGAGTACCTAGGAACTCGAGAAATTAGTTCGTTGGATCTAGGTGTGCAGATGATCGAAGCGACGTACCGTGACGGAGAGTGGTTCGCGGATGACGTCGTTAAGATCCAGTAATCGGCTGCGCTTCCCTTTGAACAAGATGGTAGGGCTGTTAGTTTCGACTGCTATCGTCTTCGGCCTAGGGTCCGCCTCGGCCCAAGCTGCCGTCGTCGAATCCGATATCAACGAGGGGGCTGTCCTAGCTAAAGCGATATATTTTCAGGATTCCAAAAGCGGCGTATGGACAGAACTGCCGATCGGACTGGCCCAAGACACTAGCGACTATCGATACGAACTTGCCTGCTTCGATATGCCTGAAGGCGCTGGGGATATGACATGTATTGGCGGCCTTCCAATCAGGTGCCAAGCCGGGGAAAACGGCCGTGTGGTCCAGTGGTACAGCGGACTGCGAGGCACCAGCCCAGATCAATGGACGGAGTTCGGCTCACCGTCATGTATTTATGATGAAGAACCAGCGAGCCTCGGAGAACAAATCAGTGCAGTGATTCTCTCCGAGTTCCAGTCCCGGCCCATAGCGGCCGGGAGTCTGGGGATGCAGCCTAGCCCGCACACACTGATCGGCGCCCAGACCAACTTCTACGTAGAGGCCCGTGAGCAGACGTTCGACTTCGTCCTGTTGGGCCAGGACCTTCGGATCATCGCCACGCCCACCGAATATGAGTGGACCTACGGCGACGGAACCAGCTACGGCCCGGCACCGTTTGCCGGTGGCCCGTTGCCGGAAAGCCGGTGGGGCGAGAAGACCGCCACCAGCCACGTTTACGGTGCCACCGGTGATGTCCAAGCCTCTGTCGTGGTCCACTTCTCCGGCGAATACTCCATCAACGGCGGGCCCCTCGTGCCGATCGACGGACGGGCCTCGGTTCCGTCCGCGCCGCAGACCGTGAGCGTATGGCGCTCCACCTCGAACAACGTCGCCGACGACTGCCTGATCAACCCGGCCGGTTACGGCTGCTGACCTGACTGCAACCTGCCGGGCCGCGGCACCCGGAACAGCGTCCGGGGATCCTGCAGCAGCGCCGGATACGCAAAGTCCCGCCGCCGGATTTCACCGCTGACGGTCACCGGGCGCCGCGCCGTGTCATTCGTGAGCCGCACCGGCCCCACGGTTCCGGCCAGCAGCACCGACCGGTCGGCACCGAGAAGCACAACGTCGTCGCCGTCGTCCATGTCCTCCAGGAACCTCACCAGCGTACGGCCCTTCTTGCCAGCCACCGGGGTTCCCTTTACCGAGAGCATTGGCAGTTCAATCACCGGTTCCCCGGCGGCGCCGGGCACGGGCCGGGCCACCCACAGGGCATCGCCGCCGGGCTCGGACGGCAGCGCAGGATGCTCCGGCTCCGGCCACACATACGGCAGCCCGCCGGGAGTCTCCGGAAACAGCGGAGCGTAAACCTCGGGGGATTTTGTGATCAGGTTTGAGCGGTGGCTTTCATGAAAGGCAGCGTCGCCGAACCAGGGCGGCAGGACGACGTCGGCCTCCGCGGCCTCGGGGGCGAACTCCAGAAGCTGCTCATACACCGTGTCCGCATGCCCGCGCGCAATCCACTCATTGGTCATCGCCAACCCGTAGGCGGTCAGCGCCGGCACGTAGCCCATCCACATCTTCATGGCCGGGTGGCTCTGCCAGCCATAGTCCGGAATCACCAGGGCGCGGAGCACCTGAAGCGTCTCGACGCGCTGCTTGCCCAGCCGGGCCTGGTCCAGGACCCGGGCGCTGCGGGGAAAGCTGTCATAGGGGAGGAACGTCTGCACCGGATCAGTGTGTCACTCGGCGGGGCGGGGCAGCGGGCGGGACAGGATGAAGTCGCGGAAAACATGCTGGCCCACGACGAAGCTCCGCCGGCCGGACTCCACGAAGCCGGACTTCCGGTAGAACGCCTGGGCCCGTTCGTTCAGGTCGTTCACGCCAAGCCACAGCGAGCGGTATCCCTCGCCGGCAGCCATGGAAACGGCGGCATCCATGAGGAGTACTGCCGTCCCGGAACCGTGGGCGGATGGATGCACGTAGCACTTGGAAAGTTCGGCGACCGGTCCGGGCACCTCCTGCAGGGCCGCTGCCACCTCCGGATCGGCAGGCGGCGCGAGGACCAGCAGGGCATAGCCGATGATGTCGCCGCGGTCCCGGGCTGCCAGGACCCGCATCGATCGCTCCGCCAGATACCGCTGGAAGGATGCCTCCGACAGATGGGCGGCCACAAAGGCGGCGCTGTCCTGCGCGGTTACCGCCGGCGGGCAGGCCAGCGGAAAGGTCAGGGCCGCCAGGGCGGAGAGTTCTGCGGCGTCGGCGGGTTCAGCCCGGGAAACGGAAACGGTCACAGGTCCAGCTTAGGCACGGGGAATTGCGGCACGCCCGGCGCAACGGCAGGGATCAGTACTGTGCGTACTGTTCCCCGACGGCCAGCGGTGCTCCGGTCCGGTTGTCCGGCCCGGGCAGCGGGCACGCCCAGGCTTCGTCGTACGCGCAGGAGGGGTTGTAGAGGAAGTTGAAGTCCAGGACCAGGCTCCCCGGAGCCGCACCCAGTCCCAGGGAGGCGCCCTTGATCGTGTCCAGCAGGTACCGTCCGCCGCCGTAGCTGCCGCCGTCGGTGCCGGAGAGCGCATCGCGCACGGGCAGGAAGATCCCGCCGCCGTAGGACGCCAGCCGCCACACGGCAAGCCGGCCCACGCCGTCGGCCGCCACCGTGCCCAGCCGCACAAACGGCACCACGCCGTCGGTCCCGGTGGGGACGTCCATTCTCTGGCCTGCGCCGTCGTCGTCAATCAGCGCATCGCAGCGCAGGTCCGGATCGTAGGGCCCGATCTCCAGTCCGCGGAAACGCGCCCGGGCGGCAGGCTTCAGCGGGGATGCGGGGTGCTCGGCGAAGAGCTTGTCGCGTTCGGCGCGCCAGAGGCCGTGGGCGTACGACGGCGACACCTCCTGGGCGGTGAGCCGCACCTGGGCGTACAGGCCGAAGACGCGCTGCCGCCAATCCGCTGTCTGCAGCACTGTGACAGGTGGGGTCATTGGTTCAGCGTAGTGTGTTCGGGTGACTACCGGACTCCTCATCGTCGTGCTCGTGGCAGTTTTTATCGGTGCGATTGCGCAGCGGATTGCCGGCCTGGGTTTTGCCCTGCTCATCTCTCCGTTCCTCGTGATCCTGCTGGGTTCGCACGGCGGCGTGCTCATGGTGAACGTGTGCGGGCTCGTTTCGTCGGCGCTGATCATGTTCCGTGTCTGGAAGGACATCGACTGGAGCATGTACCGCTGGCTGGCCGTGCCGGCGGTTATCGGCAGCGTGCCGGCGTCGGCGGCGGCCGTGTACCTGCCAGCGGGACCCATGGCAGTGGTGGTGGGAGCCGTGGTGCTGGCAGCGCTGAGTGTTTCCCTGCTGATGCAGCGGACCTCGGTGACCGTGACCGGCAACGGGGCCAAAGCGGTGGCCGGTTTCGTCTCAGGTGTCACCAATGCCGTGGCCGGGGTGGGCGGGCCCTCGGTCAGCGCCTACGCCCTGATGGCGCGCTGGCCGCAGCGTCCGTTCGCGGCCACCCTGCAGCCGTTTTTTGTCACCATCGCCGTTGTCACGCTGACCGCCAAGATCTCCCTTGACCCCGGCCAGATGCCGCCGTTCCAGGCCTGGGCCTGGGCGTTGATCGCCCTGATGATCATCGGTGGTATCTACGCCGGCGAGAAGCTGCAGCGTTTCATCCGCGATGACCAGGCCCGCGCCGCCGTCGTCGTCATCGCCTTCTTCGGTGCAGCCGCTGCGCTGACCAAGGGGATCATCGACCTGGTGGCCTGAGTCACTGGCGATCCACTGAGGAGCCACGCCTCCCGAGCAGCCCGCCGGTCCACGGCGCGGCCTCAACGTTCCGCCGCGCGGCGGATGGGACGATAGGAACGATGAAACTCTTTACCCGCCCGAAAACCCCGGGTGTCCTTCCCATGCCGC
This window harbors:
- a CDS encoding sulfite exporter TauE/SafE family protein; amino-acid sequence: MTTGLLIVVLVAVFIGAIAQRIAGLGFALLISPFLVILLGSHGGVLMVNVCGLVSSALIMFRVWKDIDWSMYRWLAVPAVIGSVPASAAAVYLPAGPMAVVVGAVVLAALSVSLLMQRTSVTVTGNGAKAVAGFVSGVTNAVAGVGGPSVSAYALMARWPQRPFAATLQPFFVTIAVVTLTAKISLDPGQMPPFQAWAWALIALMIIGGIYAGEKLQRFIRDDQARAAVVVIAFFGAAAALTKGIIDLVA